DNA from Solanum stenotomum isolate F172 chromosome 3, ASM1918654v1, whole genome shotgun sequence:
CAATTTATTCTCCATTTCAGATACTTTATTTTGCAACTCTTTAATCGAAATCTTCGCCAACTCAATCTTCACTGTATACAATAAACCCATTTTCATTTTCCACTGCCTGTTGTCTTGTTCCTGGTGCTTCTTGTTTAGGTGTGTAACTTCCCTTTCCGTTGCATCAAATACACCTTTGTAAAATATTACAGTGCTCTCTAGTTGGTCAAGCTTCTGTTTTAGGACTCCAATTTCCATTTCCTTGGCTTCTAATGCAACCTTGTGAATAGCTTCTAACATATCAACTTTCCTCAATAGAAAATTCCTTTCACGCCTCAATGACATTATCTTTTGGTTCTGATCAAGCTCTTCCATCATAGTTTAACCTTTATTAGAGACATGAGAAATGAAGAAAGtgaattaaattcatttataatTTGGTTTGTAATTTTACGTTTGTACCTAAAGTTGACATTTACTACTTTTATTTAAGTAGATTGATATATTATAAATGAATCATACTTAGaacttaaatataaaaaataaagtcattattcatcataaaaaaatttcattttgtcaaaaaataGTTAAGAGTAATTAGTAAATATTTACTTGAATAGAatcacataattaaataattaattttaagaatcaataaattaaaagtaaaatacataatattatttaacCATAATTAATACCTAATAATTGTATATGCATCAACGCTTAATTAAATCTCTCTTATAAttgtttgaagaaaaaaatcaataacTTCAATTTAATATCAATTGTGttgggaaaaaataattttctaaaaaagttattttggaactaaattaagtaaaataaatattattatgtacaactatataaataattttttatttataaacttactttttaaaaataataacatgtTGAGTAATAAGCTAAGCGGGTAAGTAAGATAAATTAGTTAGATCatatgtcattaattaattgtgCTGGAGAATGATATTAATGGCTAGCTCTTTTCCAAATTAGCATTATGGGATAATTGATTGATGGTGCAACTAttataaattcattaaaataatgaattttcttTTAGGAGTTCTTGTAGggctttatttgatttttttttttttgtcaatgaATAGCCTTAACAATGTAAAAATATTCATCAAAGTTTTTTCTCCACAAAGATATCCTAAGGATCTTTTCTAGTCTTCCTTTAATGCcctagatattttttaaaaaacat
Protein-coding regions in this window:
- the LOC125859076 gene encoding uncharacterized protein LOC125859076 → MMEELDQNQKIMSLRRERNFLLRKVDMLEAIHKVALEAKEMEIGVLKQKLDQLESTVIFYKGVFDATEREVTHLNKKHQEQDNRQWKMKMGLLYTVKIELAKISIKELQNKVSEMENKLKIQDNAISQKLINENIQVGESSGANIQVGEASGANID